The following is a genomic window from Streptomyces sp. BHT-5-2.
GAGCGGCGGCCCGGCGCCCGGAGACGGCGAAGGCCCCGCCTCCACAAAGAGGAGGCGGGGCCTGCCGGTTCAGGCGCGCGTCAGAAGCGGCGGGTGATCAGCGCCCGCTTGACTTCCTGGATCGCCTTGGTGACCTCGATACCGCGCGGGCAGGCGTCCGTGCAGTTGAAGGTCGTGCGGCAGCGCCAGACGCCGTCCTTGTCGTTGAGGATCTCCAGCCGCTGCTCGCCGCCCTCGTCACGCGAGTCGAAGATGAAGCGGTGCGCGTTGACGATCGCCGCCGGGCCGAAGTACTGGCCGTCGTTCCAGAACACGGGGCACGAGCTGGTGCACGCCGCGCACAGGATGCACTTGGTGGTGTCGTCGAAGCGCTCGCGGTCCTCGGAGGACTGCAGCCGCTCGCGGGTCGGCTCGTTGCCGGTGGTGATCAGGAACGGCATCACGTCCCGGTACGCCTGGAAGAAGGGCTCCATGTCGACGACAAGGTCCTTCAGCACCGTCAGGCCCTTGATGGCCTCGACGGTGATCGGCTTCTCGGGGTTGATGTCCTTGATCAGCGTCTTGCAGGCCAGCCGGTTGCGGCCGTTGATCCGCATGGCGTCCGAACCGCAGATGCCGTGCGCGCAGGAGCGGCGGAAGGTGAGCGAGCCGTCCAGATCCCACTTGATCTTGTGGAGTGCGTCCAGGACGCGCTCCTTGGGATCGATCTCCAGCTGGAAGTCCTCCCAGCGCGCCTCCTCGGAGACCTCCGGGTTGAACCGGCGGATCCGGAAGGTGACGGTGATCAGGTGCGCAGCGTCGTTCTCGGCCGCGTCCAGGGCCGCGGAGTGCTTGTCGATGGTCGGGGTGCTCATCAGTACTTACGCTCCATCGGCTGGTAGCGGGTCTGCAC
Proteins encoded in this region:
- a CDS encoding succinate dehydrogenase iron-sulfur subunit, with product MSTPTIDKHSAALDAAENDAAHLITVTFRIRRFNPEVSEEARWEDFQLEIDPKERVLDALHKIKWDLDGSLTFRRSCAHGICGSDAMRINGRNRLACKTLIKDINPEKPITVEAIKGLTVLKDLVVDMEPFFQAYRDVMPFLITTGNEPTRERLQSSEDRERFDDTTKCILCAACTSSCPVFWNDGQYFGPAAIVNAHRFIFDSRDEGGEQRLEILNDKDGVWRCRTTFNCTDACPRGIEVTKAIQEVKRALITRRF